Proteins encoded by one window of Methanothermobacter sp. K4:
- a CDS encoding metallophosphoesterase, producing MEKKIAQISDIHFGEKNFSSKLRENLLGQLQDENPDLIVVSGDLTTEGYAHEYELAAEFADELRSITSTYIIPGNHDARNVGLVHFEKMIGKRKFVHHDSEFAVIGLDSSEPDINDGQIGMDQLEWLARELERVPDHLCKIVTFHHHLLPIPNTGRERNILLDSGDLLRLLNSYGVDFVLNGHKHVPNVWMIEGMVTLNSGTATTRKLRGETFPSHNQLRIDDDRISVDLINTENGSKREMASYSVKVEDEEYMICSYVHP from the coding sequence ATGGAGAAAAAAATTGCTCAGATCTCGGACATACACTTTGGTGAAAAGAATTTCTCCAGCAAGCTCAGGGAGAATCTTCTAGGACAGCTTCAGGATGAGAATCCTGACCTCATAGTTGTTTCAGGTGACCTCACCACAGAGGGCTATGCCCATGAATATGAACTTGCAGCTGAATTTGCAGATGAGCTGCGGTCAATCACATCAACATATATAATTCCAGGCAACCACGATGCAAGGAATGTTGGACTGGTGCACTTTGAGAAGATGATAGGTAAGAGGAAGTTTGTCCATCATGACTCAGAATTTGCTGTTATAGGTCTTGATTCATCTGAACCTGACATAAACGATGGTCAGATAGGGATGGATCAGCTGGAATGGCTTGCAAGGGAACTTGAGAGGGTTCCTGATCACCTCTGCAAGATAGTTACATTCCACCACCATCTGCTGCCCATACCAAACACTGGACGTGAGAGGAACATACTGCTGGATTCAGGAGATCTTCTCAGACTCCTCAATTCATATGGTGTTGACTTTGTACTCAATGGACACAAGCATGTGCCCAATGTCTGGATGATTGAGGGGATGGTCACACTGAATTCAGGCACAGCCACAACAAGGAAACTGAGGGGTGAGACGTTCCCCTCCCATAACCAGCTGAGGATAGATGATGATAGGATCTCCGTTGACCTTATAAACACCGAGAATGGTTCTAAAAGGGAAATGGCCAGTTATTCTGTTAAGGTTGAGGATGAAGAATACATGATATGTTCATATGTACACCCATGA
- a CDS encoding 4Fe-4S binding protein, with the protein MKHDPSRCMRCGACVNVCPSGTLELEEGIIMGDGCVGCLACAAVCPVDAMGCQDEV; encoded by the coding sequence TTGAAACACGATCCATCAAGGTGTATGCGCTGCGGTGCCTGTGTGAATGTCTGTCCATCAGGTACCCTGGAACTTGAGGAAGGCATCATCATGGGGGATGGGTGCGTGGGGTGTCTTGCCTGTGCTGCAGTCTGTCCTGTGGATGCGATGGGGTGTCAGGATGAAGTATGA
- a CDS encoding NAD(P)/FAD-dependent oxidoreductase, whose amino-acid sequence MKYDVVVVGGRVAGSIAAYHAAENGLRVLMLEGNPEIGTPVQCAGGVSDSFFKSTGIKPLPEFTCTRINAAAINGPHGARITTRNPIISGYIIERKIFDKYLALRAAEAGADVSAGSRVKDLIFHDGSVSGVKFRGPDGTHEVESDIVIAADGIQSGVGRMAGLDTRFRPGELCSCAQYEVAGLDVDDETMEFYFGSTFAPSGYLWIFPKGDGRANVGVGVRRTRCSDNGPLHYLNSFISRAGCSRLEFNAGAVPVAGPIGRTCTDGLLVVGDAAGQVDPLTGGGIHIAAECAMIAADVATDAIESQRTDSGFLSNYESTWRDRIGKNLDRSLKFRKVLDSLSDDELDALIRSFDGKDLNSISKISLLKVLRYYPRILKMLKNML is encoded by the coding sequence ATGAAGTATGATGTTGTTGTTGTTGGTGGTCGTGTGGCAGGCTCCATAGCAGCATACCATGCAGCAGAAAATGGTCTGAGGGTCCTCATGCTTGAAGGAAACCCGGAAATAGGGACCCCTGTACAGTGCGCCGGGGGAGTGAGTGACAGTTTCTTCAAATCAACAGGTATAAAGCCCCTTCCTGAGTTCACATGTACAAGAATAAATGCGGCTGCGATCAACGGACCACATGGTGCAAGGATAACAACCAGAAACCCGATTATAAGTGGTTACATCATTGAAAGAAAGATTTTTGATAAATACCTAGCTTTGCGCGCCGCTGAAGCCGGGGCGGATGTCTCTGCAGGGTCACGGGTGAAGGACCTCATATTCCATGATGGATCCGTCTCCGGTGTTAAATTCAGGGGTCCAGATGGAACCCATGAGGTTGAATCAGATATTGTAATTGCAGCAGACGGCATTCAGTCAGGTGTTGGCCGTATGGCGGGGCTTGATACACGTTTCAGACCGGGAGAACTGTGCTCCTGTGCCCAGTATGAGGTTGCCGGTTTGGATGTGGATGATGAAACCATGGAATTCTACTTCGGGAGTACCTTTGCTCCATCAGGTTACCTATGGATCTTCCCTAAGGGTGATGGTAGGGCAAATGTTGGTGTGGGTGTACGGAGAACAAGATGCTCTGATAATGGTCCGCTACACTATCTTAACAGTTTCATCTCCAGGGCAGGCTGCAGCAGGCTGGAGTTCAACGCGGGTGCTGTGCCCGTTGCCGGCCCCATCGGTAGAACATGCACAGATGGCCTGCTTGTCGTTGGTGACGCAGCGGGTCAGGTCGATCCCCTCACGGGTGGTGGTATACACATTGCAGCAGAGTGCGCGATGATAGCCGCGGATGTAGCGACTGATGCGATTGAATCACAGAGAACTGATTCAGGCTTCCTCTCAAATTATGAGAGCACATGGCGTGATAGGATAGGTAAAAACCTTGATAGATCACTTAAATTTAGAAAGGTGCTCGACAGTTTAAGTGATGATGAACTCGATGCACTAATAAGATCCTTTGATGGAAAAGATTTAAATTCCATCTCAAAAATATCACTCCTTAAGGTACTGAGGTATTATCCCAGAATTTTAAAGATGCTCAAAAATATGCTCTAG
- a CDS encoding prenyltransferase/squalene oxidase repeat-containing protein, with protein MLNEVQKRRLYLLIIATVAFTVRLIPSRTYSLAGNDAYVHHDLVMRIVSDGPGIIARDIPSLMGLKAYGYPPLYHMLGAALYMLFRTELVFFLLGPVLGTLAVLVMYRVATEIFSNEDTALLSAFLFSMVPSFVTRTSIFIPESLGLLLTTGILYMTIRYIKTVPGYPDIDKFELGGFLNIFRGESRYIVWGLMLFGIYIFTHRGWIFFAIAIMILLATFLIPSFRKRPLEFGLLFILGGLGILEFIMFAARFQSVPVTILGFPKWMGAVQLVLGLYGAYLLVRSRNPIHKFLIIWAAVFMIIGTYSFRFRDPYAAIPLSLLAGYAFTEVKLKLDNSERLKYYPLFRWNIGPLIMNVVLVFLILTPVIQGAAIGYASVVTPTVQQNAAFEWINQNTPSDAVFLSTLEDSYLLIGNTHRRDVLLGNTVYKGFMGDAPSLGENNAVKNDVSTIFESPLPSEACYLIEKNNVSYVYMSKTVHRKGLGLYIPFNPHFKTCFVSGDVSVYKYIKNPEIQSNSSEIVLDGEHSEIVNFIEKFWNGYSYSEAGGMSYSDPAEDLEFGSLFKGSYDSNAMIATLYIELGNIKGEEKLSSRGEYLLKWLSYKQMDNGSFPGGMPPSEYTLSTIQTIYPLMNLKSAEGQKIVNKGLKFVDSQVNGDEINISPGTKSSVLIGTDYLKLKTESQVAGMYPAGKREVIYSLINKQGYDGSWSSRAYENIGILKGLALYYISTNDSKTAASMKKGAEWLKDHQNPDGSFQGDGGENTYCLSHYSDAALIYSLTGDTDSMKKTIEYMMKRGVKNDPTPLHSFLTFIWDLKLVYGSDRALDMATELLNAEKKS; from the coding sequence TTGTTAAATGAGGTCCAGAAGAGAAGGCTCTATCTGTTAATCATAGCAACCGTTGCATTCACAGTGCGGCTCATACCCAGCAGAACATATTCACTGGCTGGTAACGACGCCTATGTACATCATGACCTGGTAATGAGAATAGTCAGCGATGGACCAGGTATAATAGCCCGTGATATACCTTCTCTTATGGGATTAAAGGCATATGGATATCCCCCCCTATATCATATGCTTGGTGCGGCCCTCTACATGTTATTCAGAACGGAACTTGTGTTTTTCCTTCTGGGCCCCGTTCTTGGAACCCTTGCTGTTCTTGTGATGTACAGGGTCGCCACTGAAATATTTTCAAATGAAGATACCGCCCTTCTTTCGGCATTCCTCTTTTCAATGGTCCCATCATTTGTTACAAGGACATCAATCTTTATACCGGAATCCCTTGGGCTACTTCTAACCACTGGAATTCTTTACATGACCATAAGATACATCAAAACAGTTCCCGGTTACCCTGACATTGATAAATTTGAACTTGGAGGATTCCTAAACATCTTCAGGGGTGAATCAAGGTATATAGTTTGGGGTTTAATGTTATTCGGCATTTATATCTTCACCCACAGAGGATGGATTTTCTTCGCAATCGCCATCATGATACTTCTTGCAACGTTCCTTATCCCCTCATTCAGAAAAAGACCCCTTGAATTTGGATTACTATTTATCCTGGGGGGCCTTGGAATTCTTGAATTCATAATGTTCGCTGCAAGGTTTCAGTCAGTTCCAGTTACAATACTGGGTTTTCCAAAATGGATGGGTGCTGTGCAGCTGGTACTTGGACTTTACGGTGCATACCTTCTGGTCAGATCAAGGAACCCTATCCATAAATTCCTTATAATCTGGGCTGCTGTATTCATGATAATAGGCACATATTCCTTCAGGTTCAGGGACCCCTACGCAGCAATACCCCTATCTCTACTAGCAGGATATGCGTTCACTGAGGTTAAACTTAAACTTGATAACTCAGAACGTCTTAAATATTATCCCCTGTTTAGATGGAACATCGGGCCGCTCATAATGAACGTGGTCCTTGTATTCCTGATTTTAACACCTGTTATCCAGGGGGCTGCCATAGGATATGCCAGTGTAGTTACGCCAACAGTCCAGCAAAACGCTGCTTTTGAATGGATAAACCAAAATACCCCCTCAGACGCGGTTTTCCTATCAACACTTGAAGATTCATATCTACTGATTGGTAATACCCACCGAAGAGATGTGCTCCTAGGAAACACAGTTTATAAGGGTTTCATGGGAGATGCCCCCTCCCTTGGAGAGAACAATGCAGTTAAAAATGATGTTTCCACAATATTTGAATCCCCGCTGCCATCTGAGGCATGTTACCTTATTGAGAAGAACAACGTAAGTTATGTGTACATGTCAAAAACGGTGCATAGGAAGGGTCTTGGCCTTTACATACCCTTTAACCCCCATTTCAAGACCTGCTTTGTTTCAGGGGATGTGTCAGTTTACAAGTACATAAAAAATCCAGAAATCCAGTCAAACAGTTCAGAAATAGTGTTGGATGGGGAGCACAGTGAAATTGTGAATTTCATTGAGAAATTCTGGAACGGATACTCATACTCAGAAGCAGGTGGAATGAGCTACAGTGATCCGGCGGAGGACCTTGAATTTGGAAGCCTCTTCAAGGGATCATATGACAGCAACGCCATGATCGCAACCCTTTACATTGAGCTTGGAAACATTAAAGGTGAAGAAAAACTTTCCTCAAGGGGAGAATATCTCCTGAAATGGCTAAGTTACAAACAGATGGATAACGGCTCCTTCCCAGGGGGAATGCCCCCCTCTGAATACACTCTTTCCACAATACAGACAATATACCCCCTCATGAATCTCAAATCAGCGGAAGGTCAGAAGATAGTTAACAAAGGCCTTAAATTCGTCGATTCGCAGGTGAATGGAGATGAAATAAACATCTCACCCGGCACAAAATCATCTGTTCTTATTGGAACAGACTATCTCAAACTTAAAACAGAATCTCAGGTTGCAGGTATGTACCCCGCCGGTAAAAGAGAAGTTATTTATTCACTGATCAACAAGCAGGGATACGACGGATCATGGAGCTCAAGGGCATATGAGAACATTGGGATTCTCAAAGGACTGGCACTATACTATATCTCCACAAATGATTCAAAAACAGCTGCTTCAATGAAAAAAGGTGCTGAATGGTTAAAGGACCATCAGAACCCTGATGGTTCATTCCAGGGGGATGGCGGTGAAAATACCTATTGCCTCAGTCACTACTCCGATGCAGCGCTCATTTACAGCCTCACAGGTGACACTGATTCAATGAAAAAAACCATTGAATACATGATGAAGAGGGGTGTTAAAAACGACCCCACTCCCCTCCATTCATTCCTCACATTCATATGGGACCTGAAACTTGTCTATGGAAGTGACCGTGCTCTTGACATGGCCACAGAACTTTTAAATGCTGAAAAAAAATCATAA
- a CDS encoding HEAT repeat domain-containing protein: MHGLREALESDDYTVRLDAALALEELADEQSVPSLIDALRYEEWQRDYPILGGVRAAAARALGNIGDPRAVEPLINALEDQDIDVRISALRALASFRNERSVAAVEGYLNDPLEDIRKNALITLAELDPERGLKQALAALNDRSWVVRKAAARVTRNLGDERCLEVLIDKLNDPDMEVRRQIVLAVVNLGESAVDPLLEKLSDPSWQTRAVLVEALGEIGSERAVPYLKRMVSGRKRDENRYVRGKVAEALGLIGDPDALESLIDALNDPYLFVRRKARAAIDLIDVEPYLERFDNGEISFRYPIFWDLLEVKDGEKLITGSCKEHGLKISVKRREAAGVTAEEFSDILIEVLNMRGLFNVTRGSVTVDSEHGYMVTGETKKDRIVSFIFKKKGYIYYIYFRGPLENITRSYKYMRVLINTLHVEI, from the coding sequence ATTCACGGTCTCAGGGAGGCCCTTGAAAGTGATGATTACACCGTAAGACTGGATGCTGCCCTCGCCCTCGAAGAGCTGGCAGATGAGCAATCAGTACCATCCCTGATTGACGCCCTCAGATATGAGGAATGGCAGAGGGACTACCCCATACTTGGAGGTGTTAGGGCCGCTGCAGCCAGGGCGCTGGGAAATATAGGGGATCCAAGAGCAGTTGAGCCACTTATAAATGCCCTTGAGGACCAGGATATCGATGTGAGGATAAGTGCACTCAGAGCCCTTGCCAGTTTCAGAAATGAAAGGTCAGTTGCTGCTGTTGAAGGATATTTAAATGACCCCCTTGAGGATATAAGAAAAAATGCCCTCATCACCCTTGCAGAGCTGGACCCTGAGAGGGGGCTCAAGCAGGCACTGGCTGCCCTTAATGACAGGTCATGGGTTGTGAGAAAGGCAGCTGCAAGGGTAACCAGAAATCTGGGTGATGAGAGGTGTCTTGAAGTCCTTATTGATAAACTCAACGACCCTGACATGGAGGTCCGGCGCCAGATTGTCCTTGCAGTTGTGAACCTTGGCGAATCGGCGGTTGATCCCCTCCTTGAAAAACTTTCTGACCCATCCTGGCAGACAAGGGCCGTCCTTGTTGAAGCTCTTGGGGAAATAGGCTCAGAAAGGGCTGTTCCCTACCTCAAAAGGATGGTCTCAGGCAGAAAAAGGGACGAAAACCGCTATGTTCGTGGAAAAGTGGCGGAGGCACTGGGTCTTATAGGGGACCCCGATGCCCTTGAATCCCTCATAGATGCCTTAAATGATCCATACCTCTTTGTTAGAAGAAAGGCCCGCGCAGCAATAGATTTGATAGATGTGGAACCATACCTTGAGAGATTCGATAACGGAGAGATAAGCTTCAGGTACCCCATTTTCTGGGATCTCCTGGAGGTTAAGGATGGTGAAAAGCTCATTACAGGTTCATGTAAGGAACATGGACTTAAAATATCCGTTAAGAGAAGGGAAGCCGCTGGAGTGACTGCCGAAGAATTTTCAGATATCTTAATTGAAGTTCTGAACATGAGGGGTCTTTTTAACGTCACAAGAGGCTCCGTTACCGTGGACAGCGAGCATGGATATATGGTAACCGGTGAAACAAAAAAAGACAGGATAGTATCATTCATATTCAAAAAGAAGGGTTACATATATTACATATACTTCAGAGGGCCCCTTGAAAACATTACCAGGTCCTACAAATATATGAGGGTGTTGATAAACACCCTTCACGTGGAAATCTAA
- a CDS encoding 4Fe-4S binding protein — MLMVIDPARCSGCDDCINACKKTHGIARVRKADRMPVFCLQCHPEKAPCARICPVGAIREVDGALVIDEDACILCKLCMVACPAGMIVPDTEKKSAEKCTLCMDADCLLPACVDACKENVLKLVSVDDLADLRDRMEFSEVLEEAMKIYRGKF, encoded by the coding sequence ATGCTGATGGTAATTGACCCTGCAAGGTGCAGTGGCTGCGATGATTGCATAAATGCATGCAAAAAGACCCATGGAATTGCAAGGGTCAGGAAGGCCGACAGGATGCCTGTATTCTGTCTTCAGTGCCACCCTGAGAAGGCTCCATGCGCAAGGATATGCCCTGTTGGCGCCATAAGGGAGGTTGATGGGGCCCTTGTGATTGATGAGGACGCATGCATACTCTGCAAGCTGTGCATGGTTGCCTGCCCGGCAGGAATGATAGTCCCTGACACTGAAAAGAAATCAGCAGAAAAATGTACGCTCTGTATGGATGCCGACTGTCTACTGCCTGCATGTGTGGATGCATGTAAGGAGAATGTCCTTAAACTGGTATCTGTGGATGACCTTGCTGATCTCAGGGATCGCATGGAATTCAGTGAGGTCCTTGAGGAGGCAATGAAGATCTACAGGGGCAAGTTTTAG